In Brevibacillus brevis NBRC 100599, a single genomic region encodes these proteins:
- the dnaB gene encoding replicative DNA helicase yields the protein MSDLFLDRVPPQNKEAEQSVLGAVFLSKEALITAIEILRPEDFYKTAHQRIFQTMVDLYEKGEPVDLVTVTADLQDHKLLDEVGGVTYLTEIASSVPTAANIEYYAKIVEEKSLLRRLIHTATKIANDGYSREDDVTQIIADAEKYIMEIGQNRNSGGFTPIRDALLETYERIEFLSQRRGDITGISTGYTDLDKMTAGLQRSDLIILAARPSVGKTAFALNLAQNVAARAGETVAIFSLEMGASQLVQRMICAEGNLDASRMRSGTLEEDDWQKLTMAIGTLAKAPIYIDDSPGVTVQDIRAKCRRLQTERGLGLILIDYLQLIHGRGKGDNRQQEVSEISRTLKGIARELNVPVIALSQLSRGVEQRQDKRPMMSDIRESGSIEQDADIVAFLYRDDYYDKESENKNVIEVIIAKQRNGPTGTVELAFLKEFNKFVNLDHRFRNQAG from the coding sequence GTGAGCGACCTGTTTTTGGATCGTGTGCCGCCACAGAACAAGGAAGCGGAACAATCGGTACTGGGTGCCGTGTTCTTGTCTAAGGAAGCTTTAATCACGGCCATTGAGATTCTCCGTCCGGAGGATTTTTACAAGACAGCGCATCAGCGCATCTTTCAAACGATGGTGGACCTGTATGAAAAAGGCGAACCTGTCGATCTGGTTACGGTTACAGCTGATCTACAGGATCACAAGCTGCTGGATGAAGTCGGCGGGGTTACGTATCTCACGGAAATCGCCAGTTCAGTTCCAACGGCTGCCAACATCGAATACTACGCAAAAATTGTAGAAGAAAAATCACTGCTTCGTCGATTGATTCATACAGCTACCAAGATTGCCAATGACGGCTACTCCCGTGAGGATGATGTCACGCAGATCATCGCGGATGCGGAGAAGTACATCATGGAGATCGGCCAAAATCGCAACAGTGGCGGTTTTACACCGATTCGGGATGCTCTTCTGGAAACGTATGAGCGGATTGAGTTTTTGAGTCAGCGACGCGGTGATATTACCGGGATTTCTACGGGATATACTGATTTGGACAAGATGACAGCAGGATTGCAACGCAGTGACCTGATTATCTTGGCGGCCCGTCCTTCCGTAGGGAAGACGGCTTTTGCCTTGAATCTCGCGCAAAACGTAGCAGCCCGTGCAGGTGAGACCGTAGCCATCTTCTCCTTGGAGATGGGTGCTTCTCAGCTGGTTCAGCGTATGATTTGTGCGGAGGGCAATCTGGATGCGTCCCGGATGCGTTCCGGTACACTGGAGGAAGACGATTGGCAAAAGCTGACGATGGCAATCGGTACGCTGGCGAAAGCGCCGATTTACATCGATGATTCACCAGGGGTTACTGTACAGGACATCCGGGCAAAATGCCGTCGCCTTCAGACAGAGAGGGGCTTGGGCCTGATCCTGATTGATTACCTTCAGCTGATTCATGGACGAGGCAAAGGAGATAACCGTCAGCAGGAAGTATCTGAGATCTCGCGTACGCTTAAAGGGATCGCGCGTGAGCTGAACGTGCCGGTTATCGCCCTGTCGCAGTTGAGCCGTGGTGTAGAGCAACGGCAGGACAAGCGACCGATGATGTCCGATATCCGTGAGTCGGGGTCGATTGAGCAGGACGCCGATATCGTTGCCTTCTTGTACCGTGATGACTACTATGACAAGGAATCAGAAAACAAGAATGTCATCGAAGTCATTATCGCCAAACAGCGTAACGGTCCGACTGGAACGGTAGAGTTGGCGTTTCTGAAGGAATTCAACAAATTCGTTAACTTGGATCATCGTTTTCGAAATCAAGCAGGTTAA
- the rplI gene encoding 50S ribosomal protein L9 encodes MKVIFLQDVKGQGKKGEVKDLSEGYVRNFLLPKKLVKEATDSNVKTLDAQKRSEDKRKEQEKLDAQELGKKLEELTVKVTGKAGEGGRLFGAISSKQVAQALEDQYKIKVDKRKLEMDAIRALGVTQIKVKLHNEVTVTLKVHVVEE; translated from the coding sequence ATGAAAGTCATTTTTCTTCAAGATGTAAAAGGCCAAGGGAAAAAAGGCGAAGTTAAGGATTTGTCAGAGGGCTATGTACGCAACTTCTTGTTGCCAAAGAAGCTGGTAAAAGAAGCGACAGATAGCAACGTGAAAACGCTCGACGCTCAAAAGCGCAGCGAAGATAAGCGCAAGGAGCAAGAAAAGCTGGATGCTCAGGAGCTGGGCAAAAAGCTGGAAGAGTTGACAGTGAAAGTAACAGGAAAAGCAGGCGAAGGTGGTCGCTTGTTCGGTGCAATTTCCAGCAAACAAGTAGCGCAAGCGCTTGAAGATCAGTATAAAATCAAAGTAGACAAGCGTAAGCTCGAAATGGATGCAATCCGTGCTTTGGGCGTGACGCAAATCAAAGTAAAACTGCACAACGAAGTAACGGTGACTCTGAAAGTACACGTTGTGGAAGAATAA
- a CDS encoding DHH family phosphoesterase — MPKFLLKRWYGMHMVLALSFSLLLLGILTLFHWMYGAIGMVCLIGLVLYALQAEKGFQRDLRLYLATVTHRVKKAGEGVIQELPIGILLYNEEKAIEWVNPYMTHMSGDETMIGKSLQEVFPQLVWKPEQKRLEFTYNERVYEVIVRSDERLLYFKDITDFKELTTRYHREKAALAIIHLDNLDEVGQVMDDQSRTLLSTSVAGVITEWANKHGIYLRRITADKFLALMEREALDKLEESRFDILDVVREMTADNKIPITLSIGVGAAATTYIELGQMAQSSLDIALGRGGDQCAVKIGNKLTFYGGKSNAVEKRTRVRARVIAHALRDLIHEAEHVIVMGHKQPDMDSIGASLGVLKAVQLHNKTAYIVMDEGNHSVERLMKEIYANEELAETFITPEQAIRLISGRTLLVVVDTHRPSLVIEPKLLTETSRIVVIDHHRRSEEFIEPVLLYLEPYASSTAELVTELLQYQSERLNIDNLIATALLAGIVVDTKSFAFRTGSRTFEAASFLRRNGADTAAVQRLLKEDLGQYVKRAKIIMNTETYRDNMAIAIGDPSEDYTQVQVAQAAEQLLTLSGIQASFVVAERSDDTILISGRSLGDINVQSIMELLGGGGHLTGAATQIQGISIKEATRRLKEAIDSVV, encoded by the coding sequence ATGCCCAAGTTCCTGTTAAAGCGTTGGTACGGGATGCACATGGTCCTGGCACTCAGCTTTAGCTTGCTGTTGTTGGGGATTTTGACCTTGTTCCATTGGATGTACGGGGCGATCGGCATGGTGTGCCTGATTGGCTTGGTTCTTTACGCTCTTCAAGCAGAAAAGGGGTTCCAACGAGACTTGCGCCTGTACTTGGCGACGGTCACCCATCGCGTGAAGAAGGCGGGAGAAGGCGTTATCCAGGAACTGCCGATCGGAATTCTTTTATACAACGAGGAAAAGGCAATTGAGTGGGTAAACCCGTATATGACGCATATGTCCGGGGATGAAACCATGATCGGGAAAAGCCTCCAAGAGGTATTCCCCCAACTGGTTTGGAAGCCGGAGCAAAAACGGCTGGAGTTTACTTATAACGAGCGGGTATACGAAGTCATTGTTCGGTCCGATGAGCGCCTTTTGTATTTCAAGGACATTACGGATTTCAAAGAATTGACGACTCGTTACCATCGAGAAAAGGCTGCACTTGCCATCATTCACCTCGACAACTTGGACGAGGTTGGACAAGTCATGGATGATCAGAGCCGTACGCTGCTCTCTACAAGCGTGGCTGGTGTGATTACAGAGTGGGCCAACAAACATGGCATATATCTTCGCCGAATCACAGCCGACAAGTTTTTGGCTCTGATGGAACGGGAAGCACTTGATAAATTGGAAGAATCGCGATTTGACATTCTCGATGTAGTACGGGAGATGACGGCTGACAACAAGATTCCGATTACGCTCAGTATCGGGGTTGGAGCGGCGGCTACCACTTACATTGAGCTGGGACAAATGGCGCAATCAAGCTTGGATATCGCATTAGGGCGCGGTGGCGACCAGTGCGCTGTCAAGATTGGCAACAAGCTCACTTTCTACGGTGGGAAATCGAATGCGGTGGAAAAGCGGACACGTGTCCGGGCTCGTGTTATTGCACATGCTTTGCGTGATCTCATTCATGAGGCCGAGCACGTCATTGTCATGGGGCATAAACAGCCTGACATGGATTCCATCGGGGCATCACTTGGTGTATTGAAAGCTGTGCAGCTGCACAACAAAACGGCTTATATTGTCATGGATGAAGGCAATCATTCTGTCGAGCGTCTGATGAAAGAGATTTATGCCAATGAAGAGTTGGCTGAGACCTTTATCACGCCAGAACAGGCAATCCGACTCATCTCCGGTCGCACATTGCTGGTAGTCGTCGATACGCATCGACCATCGCTGGTGATTGAGCCGAAGCTGTTGACGGAAACGAGCCGAATTGTGGTGATCGACCACCATCGACGTTCGGAGGAGTTCATTGAGCCAGTACTCTTGTATCTGGAACCGTATGCTTCTTCGACGGCCGAGCTTGTTACGGAACTCTTGCAATATCAGAGCGAGCGATTGAATATCGACAATCTGATTGCAACGGCACTGTTAGCAGGGATTGTGGTGGATACCAAAAGCTTTGCCTTCCGCACAGGTTCACGGACCTTCGAAGCGGCGTCTTTCCTTCGCCGTAACGGGGCTGATACCGCGGCTGTCCAGCGCCTGTTGAAGGAAGATCTGGGCCAGTATGTGAAGCGGGCAAAAATTATCATGAATACGGAAACGTACCGTGACAACATGGCGATTGCCATAGGCGATCCGTCTGAGGATTACACGCAGGTACAGGTGGCGCAAGCTGCTGAGCAGCTACTCACCTTGTCAGGTATCCAGGCGTCGTTTGTTGTTGCAGAGCGATCCGACGATACGATCTTGATCAGTGGACGTTCTTTGGGCGACATAAATGTTCAGTCGATCATGGAACTGCTGGGTGGAGGCGGTCACCTCACTGGTGCTGCGACACAAATTCAAGGCATATCAATTAAAGAAGCAACACGTCGTTTGAAAGAAGCGATTGACTCGGTCGTATAG
- a CDS encoding DUF2232 domain-containing protein, with the protein MPSKTKHLAENALMLGIALVLLFLGTYTILGGLVSFLIPLPFILLAVNRTVRNMVWISLAFTFLGWIITGPFAATLAFSSAVWGSVMGIFYARKGTALPAIVAGAGVAFLGVVSMMAFMAFGMNVDFNAITQEVAKLRPAMVPKEQFDQLLELGKIVLPTSLVMFSFLSTAIIHGLASLIGRRLRRPIPALKPIREWSFPRSLLYYYFIAMISLLLFAESMQGTFWEIALMNLKVMLDAIFVLQGLSFCLFAAYLYGWKRLTPVLVVCLFIFPPLSTILSLVGIFDLGIRLREKLETRVKRG; encoded by the coding sequence ATGCCGTCCAAAACGAAACACTTGGCTGAAAATGCCCTTATGCTGGGTATCGCACTGGTGCTGCTGTTTCTCGGTACATATACCATACTGGGAGGACTCGTCAGTTTCCTGATACCTCTGCCTTTTATCCTTTTGGCAGTAAATCGAACAGTACGTAACATGGTATGGATTTCCCTTGCCTTTACGTTTCTGGGCTGGATCATTACGGGTCCGTTTGCGGCTACACTTGCTTTTTCAAGTGCGGTTTGGGGTTCAGTCATGGGGATTTTTTATGCGAGAAAAGGAACGGCTCTTCCGGCGATTGTGGCAGGGGCAGGCGTTGCCTTTTTAGGTGTCGTTTCCATGATGGCATTTATGGCATTCGGGATGAACGTTGATTTTAATGCCATCACGCAAGAAGTTGCTAAGCTACGTCCAGCAATGGTGCCAAAAGAGCAGTTTGATCAGCTTCTTGAACTGGGCAAAATCGTCTTGCCTACGAGTCTTGTCATGTTCAGCTTTCTATCGACCGCCATTATTCATGGATTGGCGAGTCTGATTGGACGACGTCTGCGCAGACCGATTCCAGCATTGAAGCCAATTCGGGAATGGAGCTTCCCACGATCATTGCTTTATTACTACTTCATTGCGATGATCAGTCTTTTGTTGTTTGCCGAAAGCATGCAGGGAACGTTTTGGGAAATCGCCTTGATGAACCTGAAAGTCATGCTGGATGCAATTTTTGTTTTGCAGGGCTTGAGTTTTTGTCTGTTTGCAGCCTATTTATACGGCTGGAAGAGGCTGACTCCTGTGCTCGTTGTCTGTCTATTTATTTTTCCACCCCTAAGTACTATACTTAGTCTAGTAGGGATATTTGACCTAGGAATTCGTTTGCGTGAAAAACTGGAAACAAGAGTGAAGAGGGGCTGA